The stretch of DNA TGGGGTCCACGGGATCGGTGATCTGGATGCGCACCACCGGGCCCACGGAAACGCGGAAGTTCATGTAAGCGCGGGCGTCCAGTTCAGGGCCGCGCACTCTTTGGACGGCGCTGCCGCGAAACGCTTCAGCCTCACCCACGAATCGGCGCTCAATACGAGCGCGCCCCACTTGCAACGACTCCCCGGTGATCACGATTCCGGTGCTCGAGGCAATCAATGCCACGGCAGTGCCGCCGGCGACCACAGCCCCCACCGCCGCCCCGACCCACATGTTGATCGGAGCCAGGGCGATCAGACCCACCAGACCCGCGAAGAGCACGAGCAACCACATCCACCACGCGGCAGATAATCTCTCCTCGTACAAGACCGTTTTCGGGTCGACCTTCGCGGGAGGGTCCTCGACAAGTCTGTCCGGCGACGTCCCCTGGGCGCCGCGGGATTCATTGGGCGGGAAGGCGCCGAGCGTCGCAGGGTAG from Kocuria turfanensis encodes:
- a CDS encoding DUF3093 domain-containing protein, which produces MSYPATLGAFPPNESRGAQGTSPDRLVEDPPAKVDPKTVLYEERLSAAWWMWLLVLFAGLVGLIALAPINMWVGAAVGAVVAGGTAVALIASSTGIVITGESLQVGRARIERRFVGEAEAFRGSAVQRVRGPELDARAYMNFRVSVGPVVRIQITDPVDPTPYWLTSTRHPERMVEVLSAG